A DNA window from Carnobacterium funditum DSM 5970 contains the following coding sequences:
- a CDS encoding nucleotide sugar dehydrogenase, whose protein sequence is MINVIGLGYIGLPTALMMASVGNEVIGTDYSEEIVNQLNMGSVPFEENGIVELYADAVDKGIKFTTEYQKTDMYIITVPTPYIKSSKKIDPKYIISAVTSVLNVAEKGAVIAIESTVSPGTMDKFVKPLIEEKGFKLGEDIHLVHTPERILPGNMIHELKHNSRTIGTDNVEVGERIKKVYQTFCESEIAITDIRTAEMTKVVENTFRDINIAFANELAKICRSDDLDVYEIIRIANKHPRVDILNPGPGVGGHCISVDPWFLVGDYPGLTNLILTARHTNDSMPEFVLNRAYTIMKENGLTDFSRIGLYGLTYKANVDDVRESPTFQLLEKMEEHLSAGLKVYDPLVKKNIVENQYDNFNTFLNDVDFIIVMVGHNHIIENEAALTGKIVLDTQNILTIDNRYFL, encoded by the coding sequence ATGATTAATGTAATAGGTTTAGGATATATAGGACTTCCTACTGCGCTAATGATGGCTTCTGTTGGAAATGAAGTAATAGGAACGGATTATAGTGAAGAAATTGTTAACCAGTTAAACATGGGTAGCGTTCCTTTTGAAGAAAACGGAATAGTAGAACTATACGCTGATGCAGTAGATAAAGGAATAAAATTTACAACTGAATATCAAAAAACGGATATGTATATAATTACTGTTCCTACCCCATACATTAAATCAAGTAAAAAAATTGATCCCAAATATATTATTTCAGCAGTTACCTCAGTATTAAATGTTGCTGAAAAGGGAGCAGTTATTGCTATTGAATCAACGGTTTCTCCAGGAACGATGGATAAATTTGTAAAACCTTTAATTGAAGAGAAAGGCTTTAAATTAGGCGAGGATATTCACTTAGTACACACTCCTGAGCGCATATTACCTGGTAATATGATTCATGAATTAAAACACAATTCGAGAACTATAGGAACAGATAATGTTGAAGTTGGCGAACGAATTAAAAAAGTGTATCAAACTTTTTGCGAATCAGAGATAGCTATTACAGATATTCGTACTGCAGAAATGACAAAAGTTGTCGAGAATACATTTCGAGATATTAATATCGCATTTGCGAATGAATTAGCTAAAATTTGCCGTTCCGATGACTTAGATGTTTATGAAATTATTAGAATTGCAAATAAACACCCTCGTGTTGATATTCTTAATCCAGGCCCAGGGGTTGGGGGACATTGTATTTCTGTAGACCCTTGGTTTTTAGTGGGAGATTATCCAGGGTTAACTAACTTAATTTTGACAGCACGTCATACAAATGATTCGATGCCAGAATTTGTATTAAATCGTGCGTATACAATTATGAAAGAGAATGGATTAACAGATTTTTCTAGGATAGGATTGTATGGCTTAACATATAAGGCAAATGTAGACGATGTTCGCGAAAGTCCAACTTTTCAATTACTTGAAAAAATGGAAGAACATTTATCAGCTGGCTTAAAGGTCTATGATCCATTAGTAAAAAAAAATATAGTTGAAAATCAATATGATAATTTTAATACATTTCTTAATGATGTAGACTTTATTATTGTTATGGTCGGACATAATCATATCATAGAAAATGAAGCGGCTTTAACAGGGAAAATTGTACTAGATACCCAAAACATATTGACTATAGACAATCGTTACTTCTTATAA
- the wecB gene encoding non-hydrolyzing UDP-N-acetylglucosamine 2-epimerase — protein sequence MKRKVMVVFGTRPEAIKMCPLVKELKSRKELDVTVCVTGQHKEMLNQVLKAFDVKPDFDLEIMKDNQTLFDVTTNILNGIKQILDEVKPDIVLVHGDTSTTFVTSLACFYLQIPIGHVEAGLRTYDINSPYPEEFNRQAVGLVAKYHFAPTENAKKALLREGKAETDIFVTGNTAIDALNTTISENYTHPDLDWASDSRLILLTAHRRENQGEPMHNMFRAIRRIVEEETDIKVIYPIHMNPIVRKAAAQELGDSDRVRIIDPLDVLDFHNFLANSYLILTDSGGIQEEAPSLGIPVLVMRNTTERPEGIAAKTLKLVGTNQESIYTNFKNLLEDKELYKEMSHASNPYGDGFASKRIADALIENYKK from the coding sequence ATGAAAAGAAAAGTTATGGTTGTATTTGGTACTAGACCTGAAGCTATAAAAATGTGCCCGCTAGTAAAAGAATTAAAAAGTAGAAAAGAATTAGATGTGACAGTCTGTGTGACAGGTCAACATAAAGAAATGTTAAATCAAGTATTGAAAGCATTCGATGTAAAACCAGATTTTGATTTAGAGATAATGAAAGATAATCAAACTTTATTTGATGTAACTACTAATATATTAAATGGTATAAAACAAATATTAGATGAAGTGAAACCCGATATCGTCCTAGTACATGGAGATACATCGACAACATTCGTTACTTCATTAGCTTGTTTCTATCTTCAAATTCCGATTGGACATGTCGAAGCTGGGCTTAGAACCTATGATATAAATTCACCGTATCCTGAAGAATTTAATCGACAAGCTGTTGGTTTGGTAGCAAAATACCATTTTGCTCCAACAGAAAATGCAAAAAAAGCATTACTAAGAGAAGGTAAGGCAGAAACAGATATATTTGTAACAGGAAATACAGCCATTGATGCATTAAATACAACTATTTCAGAAAACTACACTCATCCGGATTTAGATTGGGCTTCAGATAGTAGGCTAATTCTTTTAACAGCACATAGAAGAGAAAATCAAGGGGAACCTATGCATAATATGTTTCGAGCTATCCGAAGAATCGTTGAGGAAGAAACCGATATTAAAGTGATTTATCCGATTCATATGAATCCAATAGTACGAAAAGCTGCTGCACAAGAATTAGGTGATTCTGATAGAGTCAGAATTATAGATCCGTTAGATGTATTAGATTTCCATAACTTTTTGGCCAACTCATATTTAATCTTAACAGATAGTGGAGGCATACAAGAGGAAGCTCCGAGTCTTGGAATTCCGGTGCTGGTTATGAGGAATACTACAGAAAGACCTGAAGGAATAGCCGCTAAAACATTGAAGTTAGTTGGTACGAATCAAGAATCTATATATACTAATTTCAAAAACCTTTTAGAAGATAAAGAGCTTTACAAAGAAATGAGTCATGCATCTAATCCATATGGTGATGGTTTTGCTAGTAAGAGAATCGCGGATGCTTTAATTGAAAATTATAAAAAATAG
- a CDS encoding glycosyltransferase encodes MNAQLERVGNSLSETKNEYFFVTRNRDAVKKGNIIEKELTINGKNIKNYEIQLPAIIGGGFKNIVPMLEYKRILSKWLKENVNKYDVIHAIDYDVGSVAINICEKYNKKLVYHIADFYADSRLSIPILAKKILRKKEYNIINRASVTIICSEDRLKQIEGSQPKKIIVVHNTPARKQTVTKKDIKLNEKDNLLLTYVGGLEKKRFIDKVIPAVKEDTNYKLFLAGSLGDARESFNDIDEIENVTYLGKLPYEKALELYENTDIMFAIYDPNHPNHQYSAANKVYEAMLMGKAIIVAANTGMDKIVKEENMGYIIDFNQQNFSELLTHISKNREELYEKSLNAARAYKKYSWEEMKNRLVSLYEELN; translated from the coding sequence ATGAATGCTCAATTAGAACGTGTAGGGAATTCTTTATCTGAAACAAAAAATGAATATTTCTTCGTTACACGAAATCGTGATGCAGTAAAAAAAGGCAATATTATTGAAAAAGAACTAACTATAAATGGTAAGAACATTAAAAATTATGAGATCCAGCTTCCTGCAATAATTGGTGGTGGATTTAAAAATATTGTACCAATGTTAGAATACAAACGAATTCTTTCAAAGTGGCTTAAAGAAAATGTGAATAAATATGATGTCATTCATGCCATAGATTATGATGTTGGTTCGGTGGCTATCAACATATGTGAAAAATATAATAAAAAGCTAGTTTATCATATTGCAGATTTCTATGCGGATAGTCGTTTGAGTATTCCTATATTAGCTAAAAAAATTCTTCGGAAAAAAGAATATAACATTATTAACCGTGCTAGTGTTACTATTATTTGTTCTGAGGATAGATTAAAACAAATAGAAGGAAGCCAACCTAAAAAAATTATAGTTGTTCATAATACGCCGGCAAGAAAACAAACAGTTACAAAAAAAGATATTAAATTAAATGAAAAAGACAATCTATTGTTGACCTATGTTGGAGGGTTAGAGAAAAAAAGATTTATTGATAAAGTGATACCAGCTGTCAAAGAAGATACAAATTATAAGTTGTTTTTAGCTGGATCACTAGGAGATGCTCGAGAATCTTTCAACGATATTGATGAGATAGAAAATGTCACTTATTTAGGGAAGTTGCCCTATGAAAAAGCCTTAGAATTATATGAAAATACAGATATTATGTTCGCCATATATGATCCGAATCATCCGAATCATCAATATTCAGCTGCAAATAAGGTGTATGAAGCTATGCTTATGGGAAAAGCAATTATTGTAGCTGCGAATACTGGAATGGATAAAATTGTTAAAGAAGAAAACATGGGATACATTATAGACTTCAATCAACAGAATTTCTCTGAATTATTGACACATATTTCAAAAAATCGCGAAGAACTTTATGAAAAAAGTTTAAATGCAGCACGTGCATACAAAAAATATTCATGGGAAGAAATGAAAAATCGATTGGTTTCATTATATGAAGAATTAAATTAA
- a CDS encoding lipopolysaccharide biosynthesis protein produces the protein MQLIKNIIRVSIANVMNFGSSFIVGFILPAYLSVAEYGMYKEYTLYLSFVYIFNFGFNDGIYIKYGGKDYGEINKKELHEEHTFITLFQFIVFLCMLAFSFIIKDLILILFSIVTLFMSIITYHQNFAQATGNFKVYSNANIFKTIINISTILFAIFILNSSDYVIYIIMNIVTNIFIFLLYEVVFLKEYGLNFRISFKNKVSIFKIGIFVLIANMSMTFVGNIGSWVVNFGFPIEDFSQYSFSTSMLNLILLIVNAVGLIFYNIISKNENEEMLKFTKRILLLLGIIGGLLFFVFKVIIEVFLSKYTPALSLLSITFISIPYIMVANVIITNLYKSRKNEKKYFRDVIAFATSSLILVGSVYLITDNMTSIALATTFAYIFWYLYSTNKEYKYLKSTKREYLLLISHFIVFYLTANYVSNIWGAFLYLIYIIIVSIMFRNDFKKIILYARK, from the coding sequence ATGCAATTGATTAAGAATATTATAAGGGTTTCTATCGCTAATGTTATGAATTTTGGAAGTAGTTTTATAGTTGGTTTTATATTGCCAGCGTATTTAAGTGTAGCAGAATACGGAATGTACAAAGAATATACGTTATATTTGAGTTTTGTATATATCTTTAATTTTGGATTTAATGATGGTATTTATATTAAATATGGCGGAAAAGATTATGGGGAAATAAACAAAAAAGAACTTCATGAAGAACATACATTTATAACTTTATTTCAGTTTATTGTATTTTTATGTATGTTGGCTTTTTCTTTTATAATAAAGGATTTAATATTAATTTTATTTTCAATAGTCACTCTGTTCATGTCAATAATAACTTATCATCAGAATTTCGCTCAAGCTACTGGGAATTTTAAAGTATATTCAAATGCAAATATTTTTAAGACAATTATTAATATTTCTACTATTTTATTTGCAATATTTATTTTGAATAGTAGCGATTATGTAATATATATAATAATGAATATTGTAACAAACATATTCATCTTCTTATTATATGAAGTCGTTTTTTTGAAAGAATATGGGTTGAATTTTAGAATTAGCTTTAAAAATAAAGTTAGTATATTTAAGATAGGTATATTTGTATTGATAGCCAATATGTCAATGACTTTTGTTGGCAATATTGGTTCTTGGGTTGTTAACTTCGGATTTCCTATAGAAGACTTCTCGCAATATTCATTTTCAACGTCTATGCTAAATTTAATTTTGTTAATTGTTAATGCTGTTGGTTTGATTTTTTATAATATTATTTCAAAAAATGAAAATGAAGAAATGCTTAAATTCACTAAAAGAATTTTATTACTACTTGGCATAATTGGCGGCTTATTATTTTTCGTTTTTAAAGTAATCATTGAAGTGTTCTTAAGCAAATATACTCCAGCACTTTCTTTGTTATCGATAACATTTATTTCTATACCATATATCATGGTAGCTAATGTAATCATTACAAATTTATATAAATCAAGAAAAAATGAAAAAAAATATTTTAGAGATGTCATAGCATTTGCTACAAGTTCCTTAATACTCGTTGGATCTGTTTATTTAATAACAGACAATATGACAAGTATAGCTTTAGCAACAACATTCGCTTATATTTTTTGGTATCTGTATTCAACAAATAAAGAATATAAATATTTGAAAAGCACAAAAAGAGAGTATCTTCTACTAATCAGCCACTTTATTGTTTTTTATTTAACAGCAAATTATGTTAGTAACATATGGGGAGCATTTCTTTATTTAATATATATAATAATTGTTTCAATTATGTTTAGAAATGATTTTAAAAAAATTATACTATACGCTAGAAAATAA
- a CDS encoding glycosyltransferase family 2 protein, producing MEMIQLTRDLISIVVPCYNEKDVLMLFFNEVESVIKKIKDAEIEYVFINDGSKDGTLEILRNLSLKNNNVRYLSFSRNFGKEAAIFAGLEHASGDYIVIMDADLQDPPDLLPVMYQAIKKDDYDCIGTRRTDRVGEPPIRSFFAKQFYRIINKISDTEIVDGARDYRFMTKQMVDAVLEVREYNRFSKGIFSWVGFKTKYIEYENKNRAAGETSWSFWDLLKYSLDGIVSFSDAPLSFASLVGLLSFIVAIMTALAISVRTLIFDNPTSGWTSLVVIVMGIGGLQLFCLGIVGKYLGKTFLESKNRPIYILKETEKDIKVTMQNNKRI from the coding sequence ATGGAAATGATTCAATTGACAAGAGATTTAATATCAATCGTTGTTCCTTGCTATAACGAAAAAGATGTTTTAATGTTATTTTTCAATGAAGTAGAAAGTGTGATAAAGAAGATAAAAGATGCAGAAATTGAATACGTTTTTATAAATGATGGTTCAAAAGATGGGACGTTAGAAATTCTTCGTAATCTATCTTTAAAAAATAACAATGTGAGGTACCTTTCGTTTTCTAGAAACTTTGGGAAAGAAGCCGCTATATTTGCTGGATTAGAGCATGCAAGTGGAGATTACATTGTCATAATGGATGCTGATTTACAAGATCCTCCTGATCTTTTACCTGTTATGTATCAAGCAATCAAAAAAGATGATTATGATTGCATTGGAACAAGAAGAACTGATAGAGTAGGAGAACCACCCATACGTTCTTTCTTTGCCAAGCAATTTTATCGTATTATCAATAAAATTTCTGATACTGAAATTGTAGATGGCGCTAGAGACTATCGCTTTATGACAAAACAAATGGTCGATGCGGTTTTGGAGGTAAGAGAATATAATCGTTTTTCAAAAGGGATTTTTAGTTGGGTAGGTTTCAAAACTAAATATATTGAATATGAAAATAAGAATAGAGCTGCAGGAGAAACATCATGGTCATTTTGGGATTTATTGAAATATTCTTTAGATGGTATCGTATCCTTTTCTGATGCTCCATTATCATTTGCTTCTTTAGTAGGATTACTTTCTTTTATAGTAGCGATTATGACAGCACTAGCTATTTCTGTAAGAACGTTAATATTTGATAATCCTACGTCTGGGTGGACTTCATTAGTAGTCATTGTTATGGGGATAGGTGGATTACAATTATTTTGTTTAGGTATAGTAGGAAAGTATTTAGGGAAAACATTTTTAGAATCAAAAAATAGACCAATATATATTTTAAAAGAAACAGAAAAAGATATAAAAGTAACTATGCAAAATAATAAAAGAATATAG